The Chroicocephalus ridibundus chromosome 2, bChrRid1.1, whole genome shotgun sequence genome includes a region encoding these proteins:
- the DCLK3 gene encoding serine/threonine-protein kinase DCLK3, protein MPAAAPPPLHPAAGSCCPYGHCAGCRGLFDHSSHNASSKVKERKLQGTCPPVGRGNYGKPCLSESSHRSPCFNPRNGFHTIHSEHSPVKPRIITVVKPGGRTLRRITLLLNRRSVQTFEQLMADISEALGFPRWKNDRVRKLYNLRGREIRSVSDFFREGDAFIAMGREPLTLKNLEVVLQELYPENPYAASAAIQQNEEQSQKLKSRLYDKASKVDSGFDETEITKNCGDGMSPKLVAGHEGKSQAKTKQEEKMKTKKKWTRESWGGEQGVKPSRKTRESERYLNHERSTEEGLEEASEEVVRCEKCAQERQARQKLQRERQAEASFENRDLNTGACQRYHVERNTKIRNCRKSSETCLEGEEVGWKDNGCRRTWKSLHRNINEGLEKQKRNIEKERDVEKHENHGKEVVKIKKNGVEGLQLTHEAKEENGSSCIMNQSGWLKRDTPRDAEKPSKVSTHREGREGQRAKEEGARREGNITHRECDMTRRERTGERRVTKEENKAQGLENISRRHTIKTRTDVEKHYEIGRTIGDGNFAVVKECRHCDSNQIYAMKIVDKSKLKGKEDMMESEILIIRSLSHPNIVSLIEVYETEAEIYLILEYVPGGDLFDAIIESVKFTEHDAAVMITDLCEALVYIHSKNIVHRDLKPENLLVQHNSDKSTTLKLADFGLAKQVTKPIFTVCGTPTYVAPEILAEKGYGLEVDMWAAGVILYILLCGFPPFRSQDRDQEELFQIIQLGHYEFLSPYWDNISAAAKDLITRLLIVDPQKRYTARQVLQHPWIRTAGKTNSRNLQREVTINIERHFRAQRRKEVADEDT, encoded by the exons AtgccggccgccgccccgccgcccctccaCCCCGCGGCGGGCTCCTGCTGTCCCTACGGCCACTGCGCCG GATGCCGAGGCTTGTTTGACCATTCATCACACAATGCAAGTTCAAAagtaaaagagaggaaattacAAGGGACTTGTCCTCCTGTTGGTCGTGGAAACTATGGAAAACCATGTTTGAGTGAAAGCAGTCATAGGTCCCCATGTTTTAATCCCCGGAATGGTTTTCACACGATACATTCAGAGCACAGTCCTGTGAAGCCAAGGATTATTACAGTGGTGAAACCTGGCGGACGCACACTCAGAAGGATAACCTTGCTTCTCAACAGGAGATCGGTCCAGACCTTTGAACAGCTGATGGCTGACATTTCAGAAGCTCTGGGATTTCCACGCTGGAAGAATGACCGTGTGAGAAAGCTTTACAATCTGAGAGGCAGAGAAATACGAAGCGTTTCTGACTTCTTCAGGGAAGGCGATGCATTCATAGCTATGGGGAGGGAGCCCCTCACTTTGAAGAACCTGGAAGTGGTATTACAAGAACTTTATCCTGAAAATCCTTATGCTGCCAGTGCTGCCATTCAGCAGAATGAGGAACAGTCCCAAAAACTGAAGAGCAGACTGTATGACAAGGCTTCAAAAGTGGACAGTGGCTTTGATGAGACAGAAATTACCAAGAACTGTGGCGATGGCATGTCTCCCAAACTGGTAGCTGGACATGAAGGAAAAAGTCAAGCCAagacaaagcaagaggaaaaaatgaaaaccaaaaaaaagtggaCTAGAGAGAGCTGGGGTGGAGAGCAAGGAGTGAAGCCTTCTAGAAAAACACGAGAAAGTGAGAGGTACCTTAACCACGAGAGGAGTACCGAGGAGGGATTAGAAGAGGCTTCAGAGGAGGTGGTGAGGTGTGAGAAGTGTGCACAGGAAAGGCAGGCCAGACAAAAATTACAAAGGGAGAGGCAGGCTGAGGCCTCATTTGAGAACAGAGACCTGAACACAGGCGCATGTCAGAGGTACCAtgtagaaagaaatacaaaaatcagGAATTGCCGAAAATCTTCAGAAACTTGTCTGGAAGGTGAAGAAGTTGGTTGGAAAGATAATGGCTGTAGGAGGACGTGGAAGTCCCTACATAGGAATATTAATGAAGGGCTGGAGAAGCAAAAAAGGAACATTGAGAAGGAAAGGGATGTGGAGAAACATGAAAACCATGGGAAGGAAGTAGTGAAAATCAAGAAGAACGGTGTGGAAGGGCTGCAGCTAACTCATGAAGCAAAGGAAGAGAACGGAAGTAGCTGCATAATGAACCAAAGTGGTTGGCTAAAGAGAGACACTCCAAGGGATGCTGAGAAACCATCTAAGGTTTCCACCCAtagggagggcagagagggacaAAGGGCTAAAGAGGAGGGTGCCAGAAGAGAGGGAAATATCACACATAGAGAGTGTGACATGACGCGGCGAGAAAGAACAGGGGAGCGCAGAGTGACTAAAGAAGAGAACAAGGCTCAGGGATTGGAAAACATAAGCCGGAGGCACACCATTAAAACCAGAACTGATGTGGAAAAACACTATGAGATTGGCAGAACTATTGGAGATGGGAACTTTGCAGTGGTGAAGGAATGTCGCCATTGTGACTCCAATCAGATCTATGCCATGAAAATTGTTGATAAATCGAAGCTGAAGGGGAAAGAGGACATGATGGAAAGTGAAATTCTAATCATTAGGAGTCTCTCTCACCCCAATATAGTAAGCTTAATTGAAGTCTATGAGACAGAAGCTGAGATCTACCTAATCCTAGAGTATGTCCCAGGAGGGGACTTATTTGATGCAATCATAGAAAGTGTAAAGTTCACGGAGCATGACGCTGCTGTCATGATCACTGACTTGTGTGAAGCGCTGGTTTATATTCACAGCAAGAATATTGTCCACAGGGACCTCAAACCGGAGAATCTTTTG GTTCAGCATAATTCAGATAAATCTACTACACTGAAACTAGCAGATTTTGGCCTTGCAAAGCAGGTTACGAAACCCATATTTACTGTCTGTGGAACACCAACGTATGTTGCCCCCGAAATACTTGCTGAGAAGG gctaTGGACTTGAAGTAGATATGTGGGCAGCTGGTGTGATCCTTTACATTCTGCTCTGTGGTTTCCCCCCTTTTCGCAGTCAGGATCGTGATCAAGAAGAGCTGTTTCAGATCATACAGCTGGGTCACTATGAGTTCCTTTCCCCATACTGGGACAATATTTCTGCAG CAGCAAAAGACCTCATAACCAGGCTGTTGATAGTGGATCCCCAGAAGCGCTACACAGCACGACAAGTCCTTCAGCACCCTTGGATCAGAACAGCTGGAAAAACTAACAGCAGAAATTTGCAGAGGGAAGTGACAATAAATATTGAGCGTCATTTCCGGGCCCAGCGCCGAAAGGAAGTTGCAGATGAGGACACATGA